From a region of the Latilactobacillus sakei genome:
- a CDS encoding myo-inositol-1-monophosphatase produces MEQEALYQLSRSLQKWVLEAAAETRKKMTQPLDIMTKSSRNDLVTNVDCANQAFFAEQIKAEYPTAQLVGEEGANVGAGDWHNGLTFFVDPIDGTMNFVKQQENFAIMVGVYEDGQPSFGIIYDVMADKLFWGGPQLGVFRNEQALDKATDQPLSEGLICVNTRMLVTNERQLQQVFVQSSGVRIYGSAGITFAQLLRGNAQAYISKLAPWDIAAGRILAETLGFQILNFDGQPISMVAKEGMIIAPKQAMQEIIAIMAHSKTAE; encoded by the coding sequence ATGGAACAAGAGGCGCTATATCAATTAAGTCGTTCATTACAGAAATGGGTGCTTGAAGCAGCCGCTGAAACACGCAAAAAGATGACGCAACCGTTAGATATTATGACCAAATCAAGTCGTAATGATTTAGTAACTAATGTCGATTGCGCTAACCAAGCCTTTTTTGCAGAACAAATTAAAGCAGAATACCCAACGGCGCAATTGGTTGGAGAAGAAGGGGCCAACGTTGGCGCCGGAGATTGGCATAATGGCCTAACCTTTTTTGTTGATCCAATTGATGGCACGATGAATTTTGTTAAGCAACAGGAAAATTTTGCGATTATGGTTGGGGTCTATGAAGATGGCCAGCCTTCATTCGGGATTATTTACGATGTCATGGCTGACAAGCTTTTCTGGGGTGGCCCACAATTGGGCGTTTTTCGTAATGAACAAGCCTTGGATAAAGCAACGGACCAACCGCTATCAGAGGGGCTAATCTGCGTTAATACGCGTATGTTGGTGACCAACGAACGACAATTACAACAAGTTTTCGTTCAAAGCTCAGGTGTCCGTATTTATGGCAGTGCTGGCATTACTTTTGCGCAACTATTAAGGGGAAATGCGCAAGCCTATATTTCCAAGTTAGCACCATGGGATATCGCTGCGGGCCGCATTCTAGCCGAGACGCTTGGTTTTCAGATTTTAAATTTCGATGGTCAACCAATTTCAATGGTTGCCAAAGAAGGCATGATTATTGCACCAAAGCAAGCGATGCAAGAAATTATCGCCATTATGGCCCATTCAAAAACGGCCGAATAA